In the Telopea speciosissima isolate NSW1024214 ecotype Mountain lineage chromosome 2, Tspe_v1, whole genome shotgun sequence genome, one interval contains:
- the LOC122652657 gene encoding putative 4-hydroxy-4-methyl-2-oxoglutarate aldolase 2 — translation MSCAFFSEVLGRMAATAEVCDANQQLIVSGELRALQPIFQIYGRRQVFSGPIVTLKVFEDNVLVREFLEEKGYGRVLVVDGGGSLRCAILGGNPVQQAQNNGWAGIVVNGCIRDVDEINGCDIGVRALGSHPMKANKKGNGEKNFPITIAGTRICDGEWLYADTDGILVSRTELSV, via the coding sequence ATGTCTTGTGCTTTTTTCTCAGAGGTGCTTGGAAGAATGGCTGCAACTGCTGAAGTCTGTGATGCAAACCAACAGCTAATTGTTAGTGGTGAGCTCCGGGCACTCCAACCGATTTTCCAAATATATGGCAGGCGTCAAGTATTTTCTGGTCCAATAGTTACTCTCAAGGTCTTTGAGGACAATGTTTTGGTCCGTGAGTTTCTTGAGGAGAAAGGCTATGGTAGAGTTCTAGTCGTAGATGGCGGTGGGAGCTTGCGCTGTGCGATCTTGGGAGGAAACCCTGTCCAACAAGCTCAAAACAATGGATGGGCTGGTATCGTTGTGAATGGATGTATAAGGGATGTTGATGAGATAAATGGGTGTGATATTGGAGTGAGAGCACTGGGTTCACATCCTATGAAAGCCAATAAGAAGGGCAACGGAGAGAAAAACTTCCCCATTACCATTGCAGGGACTCGAATTTGCGATGGTGAATGGCTCTATGCAGACACTGATGGCATCCTGGTTTCTCGAACGGAGTTGTCAGTCTGA
- the LOC122652656 gene encoding B-box zinc finger protein 22 — MKIQCNACETAEASVLCCADEAALCWACDEKVHAANKLASKHQRIPLTTSSSMQMPKCDICQETVGFFFCLEDRALLCRKCDVAIHTANPYVSKHQRFLLTGVRVGIEPKRPDAPPMKEKSNPVGKGPESVSRTVSRRGSTASVTGETNGVLSGQSSGGTGPTMTKMSFSGGTTTGSIPDWPLDEFLGLTDFNHNFGFMEHGSSKADSGRLGDPEWSPFLRDADEDFGVDECVSQVPEVSFMVPEIPSPPTASGLYWPKNLHNAQFNRGLFVPDVGCSPVQNLRQHHLDAQVPECRRQY; from the exons atGAAGATCCAGTGTAATGCGTGTGAGACTGCCGAGGCGAGCGTTCTGTGCTGTGCAGACGAAGCCGCTCTTTGTTGGGCTTGTGATGAGAAAGTTCATGCGGCGAATAAGCTAGCGAGTAAGCACCAGAGAATTCCCTTGACGACTTCTTCTTCTATGCAGATGCCTAAATGCGACATCTGCCAG GAGACTGTTGGTTTTTTCTTCTGCCTTGAAGACCGAGCTTTGCTTTGTAGGAAGTGTGATGTTGCCATACACACAGCAAACCCCTATGTGTCTAAACACCAGAGGTTTCTGCTTACGGGGGTGAGAGTGGGGATTGAGCCTAAAAGACCAGATGCACCTCCTATGAAGGAGAAGTCAAATCCTGTGGGAAAAGGCCCTGAATCAGTATCTCGAACAGTGTCTAGAAGGGGCTCTACTGCATCAGTGACTGGTGAAACTAATGGAGTCTTATCAGGGCAATCCAGTGGAGGTACGGGTCCAACAATGACTAAAATGTCATTTTCTGGAGGCACTACAACTGGATCTATCCCTGATTGGCCGTTAGATGAGTTTCTTGGACTAACAGATTTCAATCACAATTTTGGATTTATGGAGCATGGATCTTCCAAG GCTGATAGTGGGAGGCTGGGAGATCCTGAATGGTCTCCGTTTCTACGAGATGCTGATGAAGATTTTGGTGTTGATGAGTGTGTGAGCCAGGTGCCAGAAGTGTCATTTATGGTGCCAGAGATCCCATCCCCACCAACAGCCTCAGGCCTCTACTGGCCAAAGAACTTGCATAATGCACAATTTAACAGGGGATTGTTCGTTCCAGATGTAGGATGCTCTCCAGTGCAAAATCTCAGGCAGCACCATCTGGATGCCCAAGTTCCAGAATGCCGTAGGCAATACTAA